One genomic segment of Ferrimonas sp. YFM includes these proteins:
- a CDS encoding S46 family peptidase, translating into MRAWLTAAVVALPLTALADEGMWQPYQIPSLEDKLTKMGLEIDAKSMADLGAFPMNAIINFGGCTASFVSPDGLVVTNHHCGYGAIQYHSTPEDNILENGFLAKTRSEEKEPVPGYKIWATESMVDVTDKVLSGTKSAKNGEEYYNTIENNTKALVAECEVSDDYRCDVYNFHRGAQYFLIKELEIRDVRLVYTPSMSVGKYGGDIDNWMWPRHTGDYSFFRAYVGKDGRPADYSEENVPFQPERFLKVSAKGVENGDFVMVAGYPGRTNRYRTAEEVQTYFEAIYPKSKVAREEIIDLIKATSAEGSDARIKYESTLASLANYAKNFQSMIEGYAKTGILAKKMGEEKALLDWINSDSKRAKQYGDVINQLNALIEEDHAHLDRDIILGYLRYNQMTSIAARLYRLSQEKQKPDLEREPGYQERDWDGIKAAMQRVDRRYDVEVDKAILALQLGKYAQLPASEHLEDLDRVFGLTGKFDADALKSKLDSMYATTDLGKADTRLAWLDKTPEEFQASNDPFIRYAVATYDAKMKREKEAKDLSGRLLQVRPDYMNAIIAYNESLGLPVYADANSSLRLTFGTVVPYSPQDGLVAVPFTTLEGLAAKATGEAPFHASEKQLQLIKDKVYGPYKQESLGSVPVNFLTNLDSTGGNSGSPTMNGRGELVGLLFDGVYESITADWSYNNDLSRSIHVDSRYMLWVMKYLDGADNLLEEMEVVE; encoded by the coding sequence ATGAGAGCTTGGTTAACCGCGGCAGTGGTAGCACTGCCGCTGACGGCGCTTGCCGACGAGGGCATGTGGCAGCCCTATCAAATCCCCTCCCTGGAGGACAAACTGACGAAGATGGGCCTGGAGATCGACGCCAAGTCCATGGCGGATCTGGGTGCCTTCCCCATGAACGCCATCATCAACTTCGGTGGCTGTACCGCCTCTTTCGTCTCTCCCGATGGCCTGGTGGTGACCAACCACCACTGTGGTTATGGCGCCATCCAGTACCACTCCACTCCGGAAGACAACATCCTGGAGAACGGCTTCCTGGCCAAGACCCGCTCTGAAGAGAAAGAGCCGGTACCTGGCTACAAGATCTGGGCCACCGAGTCCATGGTCGACGTCACCGACAAGGTGTTGTCCGGCACCAAGTCGGCCAAGAACGGCGAGGAGTACTACAACACCATCGAGAACAACACCAAAGCCCTGGTGGCCGAGTGTGAAGTGAGCGATGACTACCGTTGTGACGTGTACAACTTCCACCGCGGCGCCCAGTACTTCCTGATCAAGGAGCTGGAGATCCGTGACGTGCGTCTGGTGTACACCCCCTCCATGTCCGTGGGCAAGTACGGCGGCGACATCGACAACTGGATGTGGCCCCGTCACACCGGCGACTACTCCTTCTTCCGCGCTTACGTGGGTAAAGACGGTCGTCCCGCTGACTACAGCGAAGAGAACGTGCCCTTCCAGCCCGAGCGTTTCCTCAAGGTTTCTGCCAAGGGTGTTGAGAACGGTGACTTCGTGATGGTGGCGGGCTACCCAGGCCGCACCAACCGCTACCGCACCGCCGAAGAGGTTCAGACCTACTTCGAAGCGATCTACCCCAAGTCCAAGGTGGCTCGTGAGGAGATCATCGACCTGATCAAGGCGACCTCTGCCGAAGGCAGCGACGCCCGCATCAAGTACGAGAGCACCCTGGCCAGCCTGGCTAACTACGCCAAAAACTTCCAGTCCATGATCGAGGGCTATGCCAAGACCGGCATCCTGGCCAAGAAGATGGGCGAAGAGAAGGCACTGCTGGATTGGATCAACAGCGACAGCAAGCGTGCCAAGCAGTATGGCGACGTAATCAACCAGCTGAACGCGCTGATCGAAGAGGATCACGCCCACCTGGATCGCGACATCATCCTGGGTTACCTGCGCTACAACCAGATGACCAGCATCGCTGCCCGTCTGTATCGCCTGTCCCAGGAAAAGCAGAAGCCTGATCTGGAGCGCGAGCCTGGCTATCAGGAGCGTGACTGGGATGGCATCAAGGCCGCCATGCAGCGTGTAGACCGTCGTTACGACGTCGAGGTGGACAAGGCTATCCTGGCCCTGCAACTGGGCAAGTACGCTCAGCTGCCCGCGTCCGAGCACCTGGAAGATCTGGACCGTGTATTTGGCCTGACCGGCAAGTTCGACGCCGACGCGCTGAAGAGCAAGCTGGACTCCATGTACGCCACCACCGACCTGGGCAAGGCGGACACCCGCCTGGCGTGGCTGGACAAGACTCCTGAAGAGTTCCAGGCCAGCAACGACCCCTTCATCCGCTACGCCGTCGCCACTTACGACGCCAAGATGAAGCGTGAGAAGGAAGCCAAGGACCTGTCCGGTCGCCTGCTGCAGGTTCGCCCTGACTACATGAACGCCATCATCGCCTACAACGAGAGCCTGGGTCTGCCGGTTTACGCCGACGCCAACTCCAGCCTGCGTCTGACCTTCGGCACCGTGGTGCCTTACTCTCCGCAGGATGGCCTGGTCGCCGTACCTTTCACCACCCTGGAAGGCCTGGCCGCCAAGGCAACCGGTGAAGCGCCTTTCCACGCCTCTGAGAAGCAACTTCAGCTGATCAAGGACAAGGTCTACGGCCCCTACAAGCAGGAGTCCCTGGGCAGCGTGCCGGTGAACTTCCTGACCAACCTGGATTCCACAGGTGGTAACTCCGGCTCCCCAACCATGAACGGTCGTGGCGAGCTGGTGGGTCTGCTGTTTGACGGTGTGTATGAGTCCATCACCGCCGACTGGAGCTACAACAACGACCTGAGCCGTTCCATTCACGTGGACAGCCGCTACATGCTGTGGGTGATGAAGTACCTGGACGGTGCCGACAACCTGCTGGAAGAGATGGAAGTGGTTGAGTAA
- a CDS encoding FAD:protein FMN transferase — protein MTPSSHSLLTPLWLVLMLLSLSASASSPVRQLHGNTMGTSYSIRWQQQSPEQNPAQVLHRVERQLERINNTLSVFRQDSEVVALNRAPVGQSIGVSKETVRVLSLAKRIHRQTDGALDITLGPVIEFWGFGVRPRDLSHKTLGQLERVRSRTGMEGFQLREGRFIKTIQGLELNPSAIAKGYGVDLIAEAMMQMDIRHFLVEVGGELRSRGHSPQGRRWQVAVTRPEKLSLEFQQVVPLTDMAMATSGNYVTAIQAQGQTLGHIIDPRTGFPATSGPLSVTVLHPSCAVADGYATAMMVLTPAKALSLARELDLAVMLVERGPTGPVSRFSPALQKILDEK, from the coding sequence ATGACCCCATCTTCTCACTCTCTGCTCACTCCCCTTTGGCTGGTGTTGATGCTGCTGAGCCTCAGTGCATCCGCCAGCAGCCCTGTGCGTCAGCTGCATGGCAATACCATGGGCACCAGCTACAGCATCCGCTGGCAACAGCAGAGTCCGGAACAAAATCCGGCCCAGGTGCTGCACCGGGTCGAGCGCCAGCTGGAGAGAATCAACAACACCCTGTCGGTGTTTCGCCAAGACTCCGAAGTTGTCGCCCTCAACCGCGCACCGGTTGGCCAGTCCATTGGCGTATCGAAAGAGACGGTGCGGGTGCTGAGCCTGGCCAAGCGCATACACAGACAGACGGATGGTGCCCTGGACATCACCTTGGGCCCGGTCATCGAGTTCTGGGGATTTGGAGTGCGCCCCAGGGACTTGAGTCATAAAACCCTGGGACAACTGGAGCGGGTACGCAGCAGGACCGGCATGGAAGGATTTCAGCTAAGAGAGGGCAGGTTCATCAAGACCATTCAGGGATTGGAGCTCAACCCCTCTGCCATTGCCAAAGGCTATGGGGTGGATCTCATCGCCGAGGCCATGATGCAGATGGACATCAGGCACTTCCTGGTGGAAGTGGGCGGTGAGCTTCGCAGTCGGGGCCACTCGCCCCAGGGAAGGCGCTGGCAGGTGGCGGTCACCCGTCCCGAAAAACTGAGCCTGGAGTTTCAGCAGGTAGTGCCACTGACCGACATGGCCATGGCCACCTCGGGCAACTACGTCACCGCAATACAGGCCCAGGGCCAGACCCTGGGACACATCATCGACCCGCGCACCGGTTTTCCGGCCACCTCCGGCCCCCTGTCGGTGACCGTGCTCCACCCCAGCTGCGCCGTCGCCGATGGCTACGCCACCGCCATGATGGTGCTGACTCCGGCCAAAGCCCTCTCTCTGGCCAGAGAGCTGGACCTGGCGGTGATGCTGGTGGAGCGCGGCCCCACGGGCCCGGTCAGTCGCTTCAGTCCGGCACTGCAGAAGATTCTGGATGAAAAGTAA
- a CDS encoding flavocytochrome c produces the protein MIKKSLICGAILALMAGCSAQTEQPSVTSQGKAFGKHGEIQVQTETKGGQLVDIQILKQNENKVLAGAVFTEMKDAMLQANSTEVDGISGATITSGAFKEAVNNSLDAAGVTLIAGAAKAGKKEKALDAEQNFDVVVVGSGGAGFSAAITAKNAGAKVVIIEKMPTVGGNSLITGGQMNVPGNWVQKKMGIEDNIELYIKDTLKGGDYKGDPEMVRILAEQSLPAAEWLRDYIKVDFYKDQLFQFGGHSVKRALIPKNHTGAEWISKFMAKADELQIPIHTRTTATALIKDQSGRVIGVEAEHNGKKMVYNAAKGVILATGGFGANVAMRTKFVPELDNRYGTTNARGITGDGIVMAEKLKAKTANMNYIQTYPICHVDTGVISLIADSRFFGAILVNKEGNRFVEELERRDVISRAILAQTNQQAYVLWGQEIEKYAHTVDVHKEEFDELHRKGFMYKADSIEELADKFGIDKQALMAQVAQVNQFAKAGQDQQFNHRGGLKTLLKPPFYMLVAKPSVHHTMGGLVTDTHTRVIGDNGQAIPGLFAAGEVTGLTHGTNRLGGNAITDVTVFGRIAGKEAANL, from the coding sequence ATGATTAAGAAATCTCTTATCTGCGGCGCCATCCTGGCGCTGATGGCGGGCTGCAGCGCCCAGACCGAACAACCCAGCGTCACCAGTCAGGGCAAGGCCTTTGGCAAACACGGTGAGATTCAGGTTCAGACCGAAACCAAGGGCGGTCAGCTGGTGGATATCCAGATCCTGAAGCAGAACGAAAACAAAGTGCTGGCCGGTGCGGTGTTCACCGAAATGAAGGACGCCATGCTCCAGGCCAACAGCACCGAAGTGGACGGCATCAGCGGTGCCACCATCACCTCTGGCGCCTTCAAAGAGGCGGTCAACAACTCCCTGGATGCCGCCGGCGTTACCTTGATTGCCGGTGCCGCCAAGGCCGGCAAGAAAGAGAAAGCCCTGGACGCAGAGCAGAACTTCGACGTGGTGGTGGTTGGGTCAGGGGGAGCCGGATTCAGCGCCGCCATCACCGCCAAGAACGCCGGTGCCAAGGTGGTGATCATCGAAAAGATGCCCACGGTTGGAGGTAACTCCCTGATCACCGGCGGCCAGATGAATGTGCCCGGCAACTGGGTTCAGAAGAAGATGGGCATCGAAGACAACATCGAGCTCTACATCAAGGACACCCTGAAAGGGGGCGACTACAAGGGCGATCCTGAAATGGTTCGCATCCTGGCGGAGCAGTCGCTGCCTGCGGCCGAGTGGCTGCGCGACTACATCAAAGTCGACTTCTACAAAGACCAGCTGTTCCAGTTTGGCGGCCACAGCGTCAAGCGCGCCCTGATCCCCAAGAACCACACCGGCGCCGAGTGGATCAGCAAGTTTATGGCCAAGGCCGACGAACTTCAGATCCCCATCCACACCCGCACCACAGCCACCGCCCTAATCAAGGATCAGAGCGGACGGGTTATCGGCGTGGAAGCGGAGCACAATGGGAAGAAGATGGTCTACAACGCCGCTAAGGGCGTGATCCTGGCCACCGGCGGCTTCGGCGCCAATGTGGCGATGCGCACCAAGTTTGTCCCTGAGCTGGACAACCGTTACGGCACCACCAATGCCCGCGGCATCACCGGCGACGGCATTGTGATGGCGGAAAAGCTCAAGGCCAAGACCGCCAACATGAACTACATCCAGACCTACCCCATCTGCCATGTGGACACCGGAGTGATCTCCCTGATCGCCGACTCTCGTTTCTTCGGTGCCATCCTGGTGAACAAGGAGGGCAACCGCTTTGTGGAGGAGCTGGAGCGTCGTGATGTCATCAGCCGCGCCATCCTGGCGCAGACCAACCAGCAAGCCTATGTGCTCTGGGGCCAGGAGATCGAGAAGTACGCCCACACCGTGGATGTGCACAAGGAGGAGTTCGACGAGCTTCACCGCAAAGGCTTCATGTATAAGGCCGACAGCATCGAAGAGCTGGCCGACAAGTTCGGCATCGACAAGCAGGCCCTGATGGCCCAGGTAGCTCAGGTCAATCAGTTTGCCAAGGCAGGCCAGGATCAGCAGTTCAACCATCGCGGTGGCCTCAAGACCCTGCTCAAGCCCCCCTTCTACATGCTGGTGGCCAAGCCCTCGGTGCACCACACCATGGGCGGCCTGGTCACCGACACCCACACCCGGGTCATCGGCGACAACGGCCAGGCGATCCCCGGTCTGTTCGCCGCCGGTGAAGTCACCGGCCTGACCCATGGCACCAATCGCCTGGGCGGCAACGCCATCACCGATGTGACCGTGTTTGGCCGCATCGCAGGTAAGGAAGCTGCCAACCTCTAA
- a CDS encoding outer membrane protein OmpK, which produces MKLKLLAATIALVATPALSATSLDIGYKAYTSDTKDDNRGAYDQPFLKLSHFNKADWGTLFAYVKLENPGEVKDAQHGADGKLTVKSLAIVDKQIGDSAYNWWLQNFLSSNRTVMEDNLYLGFTTNRKYGQLFINAGLGVNYSAASFSPTNASFDGLTGGAAVINARYPLQFLGLKHSLSINYEGQFGRDDEHQSTLGYDSYGHQIITTLKTSLGDGVYTKLHLTQFDSWGATPNDGIEYGLAVGFSF; this is translated from the coding sequence ATGAAACTCAAACTCCTGGCGGCAACCATCGCCCTGGTTGCCACCCCGGCCCTCTCCGCCACCTCTTTGGACATCGGCTACAAGGCCTACACCTCAGACACCAAGGATGATAATCGCGGCGCCTATGACCAGCCGTTTCTGAAGCTGAGCCATTTCAACAAAGCAGACTGGGGCACCCTGTTCGCCTACGTGAAACTGGAAAACCCCGGTGAAGTCAAAGACGCCCAACATGGCGCCGACGGCAAACTGACGGTTAAATCCCTGGCCATCGTCGACAAACAGATTGGCGACTCCGCCTACAACTGGTGGTTGCAGAACTTCCTCTCCTCCAACCGCACCGTGATGGAGGACAACCTCTACCTGGGTTTCACCACCAACCGTAAATATGGCCAGCTGTTCATTAATGCCGGATTGGGGGTGAACTACTCCGCCGCCTCCTTCAGCCCCACCAACGCCAGCTTCGACGGCCTGACCGGGGGCGCCGCGGTGATCAATGCGCGCTATCCGCTGCAGTTCCTGGGCCTCAAACACTCCCTCAGCATCAACTACGAGGGTCAGTTCGGCCGGGACGACGAGCACCAGAGCACCCTGGGCTACGACAGCTACGGCCACCAGATCATCACCACCCTGAAAACCAGCCTGGGAGATGGCGTCTACACCAAGCTGCATCTGACCCAGTTCGACAGCTGGGGGGCCACGCCCAACGATGGCATCGAGTACGGCCTGGCCGTTGGCTTCAGCTTCTGA